The Polaribacter tangerinus genome has a segment encoding these proteins:
- a CDS encoding aminoglycoside phosphotransferase family protein, with amino-acid sequence MELKDTLENIFSNFKTSNKFLDYSIFNSGHINDTYLIVTDKKPYYVLQKINGTVFKDAKNVILNKVKVCNFLLNQKKVKTLEFVYTKNNNPYFIDEDYMFWNLCLYIENTKTFLTIKHKKLAFEAGKITGKFLHNTANFNDTLVTTLPNFHRMDYRLKEYEIAVRNASNTRLKYAKKWMLFINNHQHEMQVLDKALLNKEIPIRVTHNDTKISNILFTKNEKALCLIDLDTVMKGIIHYDYGDALRTICATATEDEKELSKVSFDMENFKNYTSGFLSSLKNAISKKEIALLPASIKTMTFIIGLRFLTDYLNNDMYFKTTYRNHNLDRAINQFTMVTKIIENMPKIEAYINNFKSS; translated from the coding sequence ATGGAGCTAAAAGATACACTAGAAAACATATTTTCGAATTTTAAAACTTCAAATAAATTTTTAGACTATTCAATATTTAATAGCGGCCATATAAATGACACTTACCTAATTGTTACAGACAAGAAACCTTATTATGTTTTACAAAAAATAAACGGAACTGTTTTTAAGGATGCTAAAAATGTTATTTTAAACAAAGTAAAAGTTTGCAATTTTCTTTTAAATCAAAAAAAGGTAAAAACGTTAGAATTTGTCTATACAAAAAACAACAATCCTTATTTTATTGATGAAGATTATATGTTTTGGAACTTATGCCTTTACATAGAAAATACAAAAACCTTCTTAACAATAAAACATAAAAAATTAGCTTTTGAAGCCGGCAAAATTACAGGTAAATTTTTACATAATACAGCAAATTTTAATGATACATTAGTAACAACTTTACCTAATTTTCATCGAATGGATTATCGTTTAAAAGAATACGAAATTGCTGTTCGTAATGCATCTAATACTAGGTTAAAATATGCAAAAAAATGGATGCTTTTTATAAATAATCATCAACATGAAATGCAAGTTTTAGACAAGGCACTACTAAACAAAGAAATTCCTATTAGGGTAACCCACAACGATACTAAAATTTCGAATATTTTATTTACCAAAAACGAGAAAGCTCTTTGCTTAATTGATTTAGATACAGTAATGAAAGGAATAATCCATTACGATTACGGCGATGCTTTAAGAACAATTTGTGCCACCGCAACAGAAGATGAAAAAGAACTAAGCAAAGTTTCTTTTGATATGGAGAATTTTAAAAATTATACATCTGGATTTTTAAGTAGTTTAAAAAATGCTATTTCAAAAAAAGAAATAGCATTACTTCCTGCCAGCATCAAAACCATGACCTTTATAATTGGACTCCGCTTTCTTACAGACTATCTTAATAATGATATGTATTTTAAAACAACTTACAGAAATCATAATTTAGATAGAGCAATTAATCAGTTTACAATGGTTACGAAAATTATCGAAAATATGCCAAAAATTGAAGCATATATCAATAATTTTAAATCATCATAA
- a CDS encoding D-alanine--D-alanine ligase has protein sequence MKKNIAIVMGGYSSEKHISIKSGDVVYKHINKKKYNPYKVHILKEKWVVLDDKDNEFNIDKNDFSAIINSQKINFDCVFNAIHGSPGENGELLGYFRLIGIKHTSAPFYQMALTFNKRDTLSVVKAYGIKTATSIYLNKGDAIDVNAIVKKVGLPCFVKPNGAGSSFGISKAHTKEDILPAIEIAYKEDSEILIESFLDGTEVSVGVIQYKGKTTVLPITEIVSENDFFDYEAKYEGKSKEITPARISKELEKKVIETAKKVYTILNMAGFSRSEYIFMNNEPHFIEMNTVPGLTEKSILPQQAAAAGISLENLFENAIEEALLNT, from the coding sequence ATGAAAAAAAACATTGCCATTGTAATGGGTGGTTACTCATCCGAAAAACACATCTCTATAAAAAGTGGAGATGTAGTTTATAAACATATTAATAAAAAAAAATACAACCCATACAAAGTACATATTTTAAAAGAAAAATGGGTGGTTTTAGATGATAAAGATAACGAGTTTAATATCGATAAAAATGATTTTTCTGCCATCATTAACTCTCAAAAAATTAATTTTGATTGTGTTTTTAATGCCATTCATGGATCACCAGGAGAAAATGGAGAATTGTTAGGCTATTTTAGACTAATTGGTATCAAACATACATCTGCACCTTTTTATCAAATGGCATTAACTTTTAATAAAAGAGATACTTTAAGTGTTGTAAAAGCGTATGGTATAAAAACAGCTACTTCAATTTATCTTAACAAAGGAGACGCTATAGACGTAAATGCTATTGTTAAAAAAGTGGGTCTTCCTTGCTTTGTAAAACCAAATGGAGCAGGCTCTAGTTTTGGAATTTCCAAAGCACATACCAAAGAAGATATTTTACCTGCAATTGAAATTGCATACAAAGAAGACTCAGAAATTTTAATTGAATCTTTTTTAGATGGTACAGAGGTATCTGTAGGTGTTATTCAATACAAAGGTAAAACTACCGTTTTACCTATAACAGAAATTGTTTCTGAAAATGATTTTTTTGATTATGAAGCCAAATACGAAGGAAAATCTAAAGAAATAACTCCTGCAAGAATTTCTAAGGAACTAGAAAAAAAGGTAATTGAAACTGCCAAAAAAGTTTATACCATTTTAAATATGGCTGGTTTTTCGAGATCTGAATATATTTTTATGAACAACGAACCTCATTTTATTGAAATGAACACAGTTCCAGGCTTAACAGAAAAAAGTATTTTACCGCAACAAGCAGCTGCCGCTGGTATTT
- a CDS encoding GNAT family N-acetyltransferase: MHTIVKATIKDVKALAEVGKKAFFVPHQKAIPKKIMEAYLANSFNENTLIEEISNKNYQYNLLFKDNVLAGFSKIITNCSNSNITETAVTKMERLYLLEDFYGTGLGKELFLHNLQLIKEQQQKGIWLYVWIKNYRAIDFYKKAGFKKIADFDFPISDTETRPNDVFYLEL, encoded by the coding sequence ATGCATACAATTGTTAAAGCAACCATTAAAGATGTAAAAGCACTGGCAGAAGTTGGTAAGAAAGCGTTTTTTGTTCCCCATCAAAAAGCTATACCCAAAAAAATAATGGAAGCTTATCTTGCAAATAGTTTTAATGAAAACACTTTAATCGAAGAAATTTCAAATAAAAACTATCAATACAACCTTCTTTTTAAAGACAACGTACTAGCTGGTTTTTCTAAAATAATTACCAATTGTTCAAACAGTAATATTACAGAAACCGCAGTTACAAAAATGGAACGTCTTTATCTATTAGAGGACTTTTACGGAACAGGATTAGGTAAAGAATTGTTTTTACACAATTTACAACTTATTAAAGAGCAACAACAAAAGGGAATTTGGTTGTACGTGTGGATAAAAAATTACAGAGCTATCGATTTTTACAAAAAAGCAGGATTTAAAAAAATTGCTGATTTCGATTTTCCAATTTCAGATACAGAAACAAGGCCGAATGATGTTTTCTACCTAGAACTTTAA
- a CDS encoding RluA family pseudouridine synthase has product MQEEQHQYLEKEELYEHYNFVATAGQEPLRVDKFLMNFIENATRSKLQQAAKAGNVLVNDVAVKSNHKVKPNDVVRVVLSYPPAENLLVAENIPLDIVFEDETLIVVNKPAGMVVHPGHGNYSGTLVNGLIYHIENLPSNSNERPGLVHRIDKDTSGLLVVAKTEFAMAHLSKQFFDRTTERLYYALVWGNVEDDEGTIEGNIGRSLKNRLQMAVFPDGDFGKHAITHYKVLERLTYVTLVQCKLETGRTHQIRAHFKHIGHTLFNDERYGGNDILKGTTFTKYKQFVHNCFKVLPRQALHAKTLGFTHPITGEFMKFDSNVPEDITDCIEKWRTYSENSKNITPED; this is encoded by the coding sequence TTGCAAGAAGAACAACATCAATATTTGGAAAAAGAGGAATTGTATGAGCATTACAATTTTGTAGCAACCGCAGGACAGGAGCCTTTGCGTGTAGATAAATTTTTAATGAATTTTATAGAAAATGCTACCAGAAGCAAATTGCAACAGGCTGCAAAAGCTGGTAATGTTTTGGTTAATGATGTTGCTGTAAAATCGAATCATAAGGTAAAGCCAAATGATGTTGTTCGGGTGGTATTGTCGTATCCACCTGCAGAAAATTTATTGGTTGCTGAAAATATACCATTAGATATTGTTTTTGAAGATGAAACTCTAATTGTAGTAAATAAACCTGCTGGTATGGTGGTTCATCCTGGTCATGGAAATTATTCGGGAACATTAGTAAATGGGTTAATTTATCATATAGAAAACTTACCTTCTAATTCAAATGAAAGGCCAGGTTTGGTTCATAGAATAGATAAAGATACCAGTGGCTTACTCGTAGTGGCAAAGACAGAATTTGCAATGGCTCATTTATCTAAACAATTTTTCGATAGAACAACCGAACGTTTATATTACGCTCTGGTTTGGGGAAATGTAGAAGATGACGAGGGCACTATTGAAGGTAACATTGGTAGAAGTTTAAAAAACAGGCTGCAAATGGCAGTTTTTCCTGATGGAGATTTTGGAAAACATGCTATAACACATTACAAAGTTTTAGAGCGCTTAACATATGTTACGTTGGTACAATGTAAATTAGAAACTGGAAGAACACATCAAATAAGAGCTCACTTTAAGCATATCGGACATACACTTTTTAATGATGAGCGATATGGTGGAAATGATATTTTAAAAGGAACTACCTTTACAAAGTACAAACAGTTTGTTCATAACTGTTTTAAAGTTTTACCAAGACAAGCTTTGCATGCCAAGACCCTAGGTTTTACGCATCCAATAACAGGAGAGTTTATGAAGTTTGACTCTAATGTTCCGGAAGATATTACAGATTGTATAGAGAAATGGCGAACATATTCTGAGAACTCTAAAAATATAACACCCGAAGATTAG
- the htpG gene encoding molecular chaperone HtpG, with protein MAKGNINVSVENIFPLIKKFLYSDHEIFLRELISNGTDATSKLKHLISIGEAKTELGDAKIEVSINKDAKTITIKDQGIGMTADEVEKYINQIAFSGAEEFLDKYKDNEAGIIGHFGLGFYSAFMVAHKVEIITKSFKDEPAAHWTCDGSPEYTLVAHDKSDRGTEIILHIAEDSLDFLEESKIEGLLNKYNRFNQVPIKFGTKQINDPNFTPKTTKDKDGKETTEPHKQITVDKIINNTSPAWTKAPADLNDEDYENFYRELYPMQFEESLFHIHLNVDYPFNLTGILFFPKLSPSMDMQKDKIQLYQNQVFVTDNVEGIVPDFLQMLKGVIDSPDIPLNVSRSYLQADGAVKKISGYITKKVADKLTSLFKKDRADFEKKWNDIKVIIEYGMLSEDKFFDKAKKFALYPTVADTFLTFDELLEKTKDTQTDKDGNHVILYAANKDAQHSYIQEATAKGYEVLILDSPIVSHLMQKLEGGDAKVKFTRVDADHVDNLIKKEENVISKLSDEEKEKLKPIIENAVNSKSYTVQLEAMDSASSPFIITVPEFMRRMKEMQASGGGGMMGMGNFPDMYNLVVNTNSALVSEILAADEEKQKGLISQAFDLAKLSQNLLHGEELTNFIKRSYELIK; from the coding sequence ATGGCAAAAGGAAACATTAATGTATCGGTAGAAAATATTTTTCCGCTTATTAAGAAGTTCTTATACTCAGATCACGAAATCTTTTTACGTGAATTAATTTCTAACGGAACAGATGCTACTTCTAAATTAAAACACCTAATTTCTATTGGTGAGGCTAAAACAGAACTTGGAGATGCTAAAATTGAGGTAAGCATAAACAAAGATGCTAAAACAATTACTATTAAAGACCAAGGAATTGGAATGACCGCAGATGAGGTTGAAAAATACATTAACCAAATTGCATTTTCGGGTGCTGAAGAGTTTTTAGATAAATATAAAGACAATGAAGCAGGAATAATTGGACACTTCGGTCTTGGTTTTTACTCTGCTTTTATGGTAGCCCATAAGGTAGAAATTATTACCAAATCTTTTAAAGATGAGCCTGCTGCTCATTGGACTTGTGATGGTTCTCCAGAATACACTTTGGTGGCTCATGATAAATCTGACAGAGGAACAGAAATAATTTTACACATAGCCGAAGACTCTTTAGACTTTTTAGAAGAAAGTAAAATTGAAGGTTTGTTAAACAAGTACAATCGTTTTAATCAAGTGCCAATTAAATTCGGTACGAAACAAATAAACGATCCTAACTTTACCCCAAAAACTACTAAAGATAAAGATGGTAAAGAAACCACAGAACCTCATAAACAAATTACAGTTGATAAAATAATTAACAACACATCGCCAGCATGGACGAAAGCTCCCGCAGATTTAAACGATGAGGATTATGAAAATTTCTACAGAGAATTGTATCCTATGCAATTCGAAGAATCTTTATTTCATATACACTTAAATGTAGATTATCCTTTTAACTTAACTGGAATTTTATTTTTCCCTAAGCTAAGTCCGTCTATGGATATGCAAAAGGATAAAATTCAGTTGTACCAAAATCAAGTTTTTGTTACCGACAATGTAGAAGGAATTGTACCCGACTTTTTACAAATGTTAAAAGGTGTTATCGACTCTCCAGACATTCCACTGAACGTTTCTCGTTCTTATTTACAAGCAGATGGCGCTGTAAAGAAAATTTCTGGTTACATCACTAAAAAAGTCGCAGACAAATTAACTTCTTTGTTTAAAAAAGATAGAGCAGACTTTGAGAAAAAATGGAATGACATAAAAGTAATTATCGAATACGGTATGTTGTCGGAAGACAAGTTTTTTGACAAAGCAAAGAAATTTGCATTGTATCCAACTGTAGCAGATACCTTTTTAACTTTTGATGAGTTATTAGAAAAAACAAAAGATACTCAAACCGATAAAGACGGTAATCATGTAATTTTATATGCAGCCAATAAAGATGCTCAACATAGCTACATACAAGAAGCAACAGCTAAAGGCTATGAAGTATTAATTTTAGACTCTCCAATAGTATCGCATTTAATGCAAAAGCTAGAAGGTGGAGATGCAAAGGTTAAATTTACTAGAGTAGATGCAGACCATGTTGATAATTTAATAAAGAAAGAAGAAAATGTAATTTCTAAATTATCTGACGAAGAAAAAGAAAAGCTAAAGCCTATAATAGAAAATGCTGTAAACTCTAAATCGTACACTGTACAATTAGAAGCTATGGATTCTGCTTCTTCTCCATTTATTATTACAGTACCAGAATTTATGCGTAGAATGAAAGAAATGCAAGCTTCTGGAGGTGGCGGAATGATGGGAATGGGTAATTTCCCAGACATGTACAACTTAGTTGTAAACACCAACAGTGCCTTAGTTTCTGAGATTTTAGCTGCAGATGAAGAAAAGCAAAAAGGTTTGATTTCTCAAGCTTTTGATTTGGCAAAATTATCTCAAAATCTATTACATGGTGAAGAGCTAACAAATTTTATAAAACGTTCTTACGAGCTAATAAAGTAA
- a CDS encoding PASTA domain-containing protein codes for MSFIKFLKSRTFFIQVAIAVFGLLLIVFALKYWLGIVTNHNQKIQVPDLQKRTITEVEEILNNLDLSYKIIDSASYNPSYPKKSVIEQTPSAGDFVKEKRKIYLTLNPSKYRDVTIVSLDGKTKRQATSQLRAMGLNVGVNPTYVSDIGKDVVRGLRYKNKILNSGDKVPLNSIVELVLGDGNGR; via the coding sequence ATGAGTTTCATAAAGTTTTTAAAAAGTAGAACGTTTTTTATTCAGGTTGCCATTGCAGTTTTTGGATTATTATTAATTGTTTTTGCCTTAAAATATTGGCTTGGCATTGTAACAAATCACAATCAAAAAATACAGGTTCCAGATTTACAAAAGCGAACAATTACCGAAGTAGAAGAAATATTGAACAATTTAGATTTGTCTTATAAAATTATAGACAGTGCTAGTTATAACCCTTCTTATCCAAAGAAATCTGTCATAGAGCAAACGCCTTCTGCTGGCGATTTTGTAAAGGAAAAAAGAAAAATATATTTAACTTTAAATCCTTCGAAATACAGAGATGTAACAATAGTTAGTTTAGATGGTAAGACAAAAAGGCAAGCTACTTCTCAATTAAGAGCCATGGGGTTAAATGTAGGCGTAAACCCAACCTATGTTAGCGATATAGGTAAAGATGTCGTTAGAGGTTTGCGTTACAAGAACAAAATTTTAAATAGTGGAGATAAAGTGCCATTAAATTCTATAGTAGAGTTAGTTTTAGGCGATGGAAATGGTCGTTAA